In Thiofilum sp., the genomic window CAATTGGGGTTGGACTATTATCTTTTTGACCCTATTGATTAAAATCTTATTCTTCTACCCCTCAGCCGCTAGCTATAAATCAATGGCTAAGATGAAGGCGGTTGCACCTCGTTTAAAAGAAATTACCGAGCGTTATGCCAATGACCCTCAAGCTAAACAAAAAGCCATGATGGATATTTATCGCAAGGAAAAAATTAATCCCTTGGGTGGTTGTTTGCCTATTTTGATTCAGATTCCAGTGTTTATGGGCTTGTATTGGGTATTGGTAGAAAGTGTGGAGTTGCGTCAAGCGCCGTGGATGCTGTGGTATAAAGATTTATCAGTGATGGATCCTTATTTCATCCTGCCTCTGATTATGGGTGTGAGTATGTTTGTGCAACAAAAGCTCAATCCTCCCCCGACTGATCCGATGCAGCAAAAGATTTTCCAATTTATGCCCATAGTCTTTACCGTGTTGTTCTTATTCTTCCCAGCGGGTCTAGTCCTATACTGGGTAGTCAATAACGTGTTATCGATTGCCCAACAGTGGTTTATCAATACTAAGATTATTGGACACGCTTAATACCCCTCACCCTGAACCTCTTCCGCAAGGGAAGAGGTCCTAAGAGACATTAGTTTATGTGGAATCATTCCGACACTATCGTTGCCATTGCTACAGCGCTGGGGCGCGGTGGAGTCGGAATTGTCCGTCTCTCTGGTCCTCAAGTTCCTACTATTGCCGCCGCTATTTTAGGCTCTTTGCCTAAGCCACGTTTTGCCTCCCACCGTCAGTTTTTAGCAGCGAATCAGTCCGTATTGGATGATGGTATTGCCTTATATTTTCCAGCACCTAACTCGTTCACAGGTGAGGATGTACTCGAATTACAGGGGCATGGCGGTAGGGTAGTGCTCGATATGATCGTCAAGCGCTGTCTGGAATTAGGGGCACGGCTAGCGCGTCCGGGGGAATTTTCTGAACGCGCATTTTTAAATGACAAACTCGATTTAGCCCAAGCCGAAGCGATTGCGGACTTGATTGATTCTAGCTCTGAACAAGCAGCACGTTCAGCCTTACGTTCACTCCAAGGTGAGTTTTCTCAAGCCGTTAATAGGCTACTCCAAGAACTGATTGAGCTGCGCGTTTATGTTGAAGCGGCTTTGGATTTTCCCGATGAAGAAATTGATTTTCTCGCTGATCAAGCCGTCACGGATCGACTAGAGCGCATTAAATCCCAACTCAGCACTATTTTTCAAAAAGCGCGGCAGGGTAGCTTACTGCGAGAAGGGATGCATTTGGTGATTGTTGGGCGACCTAATGCGGGTAAATCGAGCCTCTTAAATGCGCTGGCGGGGCAGGAAACTGCCATTGTGACCGATATTGCGGGCACAACGCGCGATATTTTGCGTGAACGAATTAATCTAGAGGGGATGCCGCTGCATATTGTCGATACCGCAGGGTTACGTGAGAGTAATGATCCAGTGGAGCAGATTGGAATTGAGCGGGCATGGCGCGAGGTAGAAAAGGCGGATTTGATACTGTTATTGGTCGATGATACCCAAGCCGAAGACTCTGAAAATGCCGCGATTGTGGCGCGTTTGCCAGAGCGTTTGCCGCGTTTGACGGTGCATAATAAGGTGGATTTGAGCGGTAAAGCAGCAGGGAAACACGAGGGGCAGCTTTATATTTCGGCTAAACAAGGGCTAGGGATTGAGGAGTTAAAGGCGGAACTGAAAGCTCGTATGGGTTTTCAGGGTGAGCAAGAAGATACATTTATTGCACGGCGGCGGCATTTGCAGGCACTGGAGGATACGCAGCAGGCAGTGGAGCGGGCGGAGTATCAATTGCGGGTATTTAATGCAGGTGAGCTAATGGCGGAGGAATTGCGTATAGCTCAAGAGGCGTTAGGGCAAATTACCGGAAAATTTACCCCTGATGATTTATTAGGTGTGATCTTTAGCTCGTTTTGTATTGGGAAGTAGGGTTTATTCTAGGTCTCGTATCAGCAAATATTCAGAGTTATTGGCAAATGCTTTTGGAGCATAACAATTCTTCTGAATTAATTCGTGTAAGAAGCTTTTATCTAAGTGTTTTGTTAAGCTTAAATGCTCAAAAATGCTATACCTTTCGACTAGAGCTTTCAGTTTAGGATAGTTTTCTAAATTACTTTCTCTTGTTTCTATGCAATTTAATAATATCAGTGTTCCTAAGTGGTCACTAATAAGAGATTTAAATAAGTTAGCATAGCCTTGTTCTTCTATACTTAGAGTATTGTAGTTTTTTATACTATCTATAGTAAAGCTATCTTTTTCTATATTATGATTCAGGTAGATAAACCTAAGGATTTGGTGTAGCAGCATTAAATATGATTTAATAAAATGCTGCTTTCTTATAAAGGATTGAATAGCGGTTTTTGCATCTTCTAATGTAGATATGTGTATAGTGTGTTTATTTAAATTGCCTTCTAATGTATCAAGGGTTTTTGATAGTTGACTATATTGATTTAGTAAAGCAAAAAAAGTGTTCTCAAATCGCTGCTGCTTTTGAGTTAATGCCTGATCAGCTAGTGCTTTCTCTGATTCCTCCGCAGCTTTCCTACTTAACTCTAACTCCTTACGTGTCAGTGATAACTCTCTTTGCGACTGAAACAAAGTAGCTAGGAGCATAATCAATCCTAAAAAAGCAAATATAGGATTCAGCACTCCACCAAAGAAATCTCCAGTAGTCCCCCAATCTCCTCTATCTGTTGTAGTGGGTGCTACAGTCTGCAATGCATTCTGATAAATTGTTACGACATAGTAAGCAAAACCACAAGCTACTACTATCAAAGTTAGCATTAAAATAATGAGCCAATACTCGCCTAGAAATTCGAGTATTTTAGATTTTTGAGGGGCACTGTGATCATTCATAACTAAAAACTTTGTACAAACTATATGATTAATATTAGCTCATCAATGGGTTAATTAAAACTAGAAGTTATTGATAGGTTTGTAATAAGATTTAACAAAGTACTTTGATGCAAACTATTAGTACTGAGTTAGGACACATACAAAACTACATCAGTATTCAAGTTTATTATTCACGTTTTTTCCTAGTTGGAAGGAAATCACCTCATGACTCATGACCCTACAAAGCAGCTTGCATTACCTCTCAATCTAGTGGATACCCTGCGTGAGCTGATTCAACAAGCTCGCCAGCAAGTACTGCGTCATGTAGACACTATTCAGGTACAAACCTACTGGCAGATAGGCAAGCATATTGTAGAGTTTGAACAAAATGGACAAACTCGCGCCACCTATGGCAAGCGCTTATTACCTGAACTAGCTCAAGTACTTACGCAAGAATTTGGAAAAGGTTTTGATGAGCGTAACCTACGGAATATGAGGGCTTTTTTTCAGAGCTTCCCCATTTGGAACGCAGTGCGTTCCGAATTGAGTTGGACACATTATCGCCTATTATTGCGAGTCGATGATCCGGCTATCCGTCAGTGGTACATGAATGAAGCAGCAGGGCAAAATTGGAGTACTCGGCTATTAGAACGGCAAATTGGTTCCTTGTATTACGAGCGCTTACTTTCAAATCAAAATAAAAACCAACTACTTGATCAAACCCAACAAGCTATTAAAAAAAGCACTCCACGTAATTTTGTACGTGATCCGGTAGTACTAGAGTTTTTGGGTTTACCCGATACTGGAAAATTATTAGAAGCTAACCTTGAGCAAGCACTGATGAATAAGCTGCAACAATTTCTTTTAGAGTTAGGTAAAGGTTTTGCATTTGTAGCGCGGCAACAGCGTATTAGTACTGAGACTCAGGATTTTTATATTGATCTAGTATTTTACAATTATTTACTAAAATGCTTTGTTTTAATTGATCTAAAAACTGGGCATTTAACTCATCAAGATATTGGGCAAATGGATATGTATGTGCGCATGTATGACGACTTACGCCGTGGTGAGGATGACAACCCTACCGTTGGGATTTTATTATGTGGCAGTAAAGATCAGTCGGTCGTGCGTTATTCAGTTTTACATGAAAGCGAGCAACTCTTTGCCAGTAAGTATCGCTTAGTTTTACCTAGTGAAGAAGAGTTACGTCTTGAGTTAGAGCAAGATCAACAGGAGTGGGAAAGCTATCAAAATAACTGACTGGCAAATAACAATGTGATAATAGCTCTATATCTATTAATGCAATTGGTCGAGCAAACCAATTACTTGGAAGCTATTTTACAAAAGTTCCATACTTCCAAATATACCACCCTAAATAAGCTAACCCTGCTAATAATACTATTCCTGAACTAATGCAAATCTTAGTATTTAAATAGCGGCAGGCTAAAAAACCTATTAAGCCTAATATTGCTAAAACAATAATAAGTCCAACCCAACTAATTGTTATATTCATACTACTACTCCTATCTTGGATAGACTTTAATATTAGCACTTTTTTTAATTAAGATTGAAATAGGTAGGGGCAGCAGGACTACCCCTAATAGTTATTTATTCTAAACCTTGAGAAGCGAGATACTCATCATAAGTACCACGATAATCAATGACTCGACCATCGCCTTTTACATCGAAAATACGAGTAGCTAGGGAGCTTACAAATTCACGGTCATGCGATACGAAAACTAAAGTACCGTCATATTTGGCTAAAGCACCGTTTAAGGATTCAATCGACTCCATATCTAAGTGGTTAGTCGGTTCGTCCATCATCATCACATTAGTACGCGATAACATCATACGCCCAAAAATCATACGCCCTTTCTCACCGCCTGATAACACGCGGACTGATTTTTTTACCGTATCGCCACCAAATAATAAACGCCCTAATGTGCCACGAATTTGCGTTTCGGCATCCTCACCCTCATAGCCTTCTTTACGCACATATTCAGCTATCCAGTCAGTTAAAGAGCGATCACTTTTAAACTCATCTTCGTGATCTTGCTCATAAGAGCAAATACGTACTTTTTCCGCCCATTTAATCGTGCCTTTTTGCGGTTGTAACTGACCTTCGAGTAATTTAACTAGCGTGGTTTTACCGACTCCATTTTCCCCGATAATAGCGACTTTTTCTCCCGCCTCAATGGTGAAACTAAAGTTATTGATTAAAGGCTTATCCATGCCTTCATAACCAAAGGTGAGATTTTCCACTTCGACGGCAAAGCGATGTAAACGCTCTTTTTCATCATATTCAAAGCGAATCCAAGGATATTGACGACTAGAGGGTTTAACATCTTCGGGTTTTAATTTATCAATCAGTTTACGGCGACTGGTGGCTTGTTTGGCTTTAGATTTATTGGCTGAGAAGCGGCGAATAAAGTCCTGTAATTCGGTAATACGTTCTTTCGCTTTAGCATTGGCATTGGCTTGACGTTCACGCGCTAAAGTGGACGCTTCCATAAAGTCATCGTAATTACCTGCATACACTTGGATTTTACCAAAGTCTAAATCGGCGGTATGGGTACAGACTTGATTTAAGAAGTGGCGGTCATGCGAGATAATAATCATGGTCGACTCACGATTATTTAACGTTTCTTCTAACCAGCGAATGGTATTAATGTCGAGGTTATTGGTGGGTTCATCCAATAATAAAATATCGGGATTAGCAAACAGCGCCTGACAGAGTAATACCCGTAATTTCCAACCCGGAGCGACTTCGCGCATTAGACCTTGATGTTGCTCAGTGGGAATACCTACCGCTAATAGGAGTTCTCCTGCACGCGATTCAGCCGTGTAACCATCGAGTTCGGCAAATTCCCCTTCTAATTCAGCCGCCTGCATATAATCGTCTTCGGTGGCGTCAGGATTGGCATAAATCGCGTCTTTAGCCGACATGACTTTCCACATTTCCTCGTGCCCCATCATCACCACATCGAGTACGCGCACCTCCTCAAAGGCAAATTGATCTTGGCGCAGATAAGCCATGCGCTCATTAGGATCTTTAGAGACGTTACCGTAGGAGGGTTCTTGTAAACCGCAGAGAATTTTCATAAAGGTTGATTTACCCGCGCCATTCGCGCCAATCAAACCGTAGCGATTACCATCGCCAAATTTTACCGAAACATTATCAAACAATGGCTTAGCGCCAAATTGCATCGTGACATTAGCAGCGACTAACACAGGGGAGTCCTCTTGAATTCTGGTGTACTGAATTGTAGTAGTGGGGCGTTACTGTAGCAGGTTTAGGGGGTGGGTGCAGCTTGCTCAACCACACGATTTAACTAATCGATGGTATTATTTCCCTAATCTAAAGTTTGGAACTGACTATGCAATATATCACTATACCCGTCACCGCCTTTGAGCAAAACTGTAGCATTGTGTGGAATGAAGCCACTCAGCATTGTGCTTTGGTTGATCCGGGGGGCGATGTACCTAAACTCATTAGGGCTATTACCGAGCGCAATCTCATTCCTCAAGCAGTATGGTTAACTCATGGGCATATGGATCATGTGGGAGGTGCAAGAGCGATTGCCGATCACTATCACATTCCGATTATGGGTCCACAAGAGGATGATGCCTTTTGGCTCGATGCATTGCCTATACAAGCGCAACGCTTTGGTTTACCACATGCCGAGGCATTAAAGCCAGACCAATGGCTTAAGCATGGCGATACATTAAAGTTGGATCATTATAGTTTTGAGGTACGCCATACTCCGGGGCACACGCCCGGACATGTGGTGTTATATAGCAGCGATTTGCAAACCGTATTTGTGGGTGATGTGCTGTTTGCAGGCTCGATAGGGCGTACTGATTTTCCGCGTGGGAATCATCAGCAATTATTAGACTCCATTCGCAGCCAATTATTTGTTTTGAATGATGAGATTGAGGTTGTGCCGGGACATGGCCCTAATACCACAATTGGTCATGAACGAGCTTATAACCCCTACTTTTAACGACTCCAATAGCGAGGGAGAGTTTCATGCGTTATCAACTCTGGAGCCTAGTACTCCTTCTGATCGTGGGCTTAGCCGGATGTAGTTCTAGTCCCGTCATCAATCCCAATGCACCCACCCCGCGCTCCGATGCAGCACAAGATTGGGCAGCATTAATGACTAACTCGCATAACACGGTACGCGCTAGATTAGGTTTGCCTGCGTTGCAATGGTCTAATACCTTAGCAAGTTACTCACAAGAATGGGCTAATCATTTAGCCACAACGGCGGGGTGTAAAATGATTCATCGGGTAGAGGCTAATAATAATCCAGCGGGTTATGGTGAAAACCTATTTTGGTCAAGTCCGGTGATGTGGGATGACGGTACGAATGAGGTCGCTAAGGTCAGTGCAGCACGCGTCGCTCGTGATTGGGCGGCAGAGGATAAGTATTATGACTATGCTAGCGATACTTGCGCTGTGGGCAAGCAATGCGGTCATTATACCCAAATGGTGTGGCGTGATACGCGTCAGCTCGGTTGTGGTATGGCGTATTGCCCGAATGGTGGACAGATTTGGGTGTGTAGCTATGATCCTCCGGGGAATTGGGTAGGGCAACGTCCTTATTAGGTTTAAAGCTTCAGTGTGGGCGTATGAGTTTGAGTGGGTAAATACTGAGCAAAATATTCGTTCACTATTTCAGGCTTATAAGGCACATGTTCCCAAACTTCACTCATGTATTCGGCGACGGCACGTTGTTCTTGTAGAGTATGACGTGCTATGGCTTGGCGCATGCCGTCGTGTGCCACCCAATGACTGGATTGGGTGCGAGTGGGGATAAAACCGCGTGGTACTTTATGTTCCCCTTGCGCCCCCGGCTCAAATACTTTCAGACCGTGTTTAATACAGTGCTCAATACCTTGGTAGTAACAGGCTTCAAAATGCAGGCTATCAATATATTCCGTACAGCCCCAATGCCGTCCATAAAGACGCGTGTCACTGCTAAACATTAGTGATCCAGCAATACAGTCCTCGCCTTTATCTGCCAGCACTAATACCACTTGATCCGGCAAAGTCTCGGCGACTTGTTTAAAAAAGCCTTCATTAAGGGTTGGCACACCCCATTTTTCTTCAAAGGTACGGTTATAAAATAAAGCAAAATGCTCCCAATCTTGAGCGCTGGCGGTATGACCATTTAAACAGCGCAATTGAATACCCGCCTCCTGTACTTTGCGTCGCTCTTGGCGAATATTTTTACGTTTTTTGGGTTGTAGGTTATTCAGAAACTCTTCAAAGTTTTGATAGCCCAGATTCATCCAGTGAAATTGGCAATCGTGGCGCGTCAGTAAGCCTTGTGTGCTCATCCATGCTTGTTGATCTTGAGGGGGGAAAAGGCAGTGAAAGGTACTCGCTTTTAATTCTTCAGCCAGTTGTAAAGTGGTACTGAGTAAGAGTGGATAAAGCTCAGTCTCTCGACCCTTTTGTACTAATAAGCGTTGTCCGGTCGCAGGGGTATAGGGAATGGAGGTGACTAATTTCGGAAAGTAGCGCAGCTTGTAATGGTGATACGCTTGCGCCCACATTTGATCAAAAACAAATTCACCGTAAGAGTTGTTTTTCAAATATAAGGGTTGTGCAGCAACGAGTATCTCGTTTTCATACACAGCAATATGATGCGGCAACCAACCAAATTGCTCACCTACACAACCATTATGCTCCTGGGCCACTAAAAACTCGTGGCGCAGGAAAGGGTTATTATCGAGTACTAGGGCATTCCATGCACTCGCTTTCACTTGGCTAAGACTGGAGAGGATTTCAATACGCATAATTAACTATTTCGCCAGAAATCCCAAGGGCTGTCTATTCTCCCTAAATCGTGCCCCTTATTGTGGAACGACAGGAAGCCCTTCTTTGATCCAGCCTGTAATACCGCGCTGCACATTATACACTTGGCTATAACCGGCTTGTGAGAGCATTTGAGCACCTACTTGGGTACGGTTTCCGGTGCGACAAATAATCGCTATAGGCTTATTAGTAGGCGCAATCTGGTTAATTTTATTGGGAAATTCAGGATTAATTCCCCCTTTGGCGTCAAATAGTGTGAGGAGTTGGCTGCCTTTTACTACACCTGTTTGCTTCCATTCTTCTGGAAGGCGAATATCCACTAGCGTCACACCCTGATCGAGTAAGGTTTGCAATTGGGCATTGCTAATATCTTCGATTTTACCAATAGTCGTAGGGGCTGCCATCGTGACGGCGCTCGCAGTGGCAGTCGTGGTCGGGGTTGATGCACTTGAGGTATTCGTATTGCTACCACCGCAGCCAGCCATGCTAACAGTTAATAACAGCGTTAAAAGTAATGTTGATTTCATGATACGGATTAATGTTTGTTAGTGTAATTGAGTAAAGCCAAAGCATAGGCGAATGCCTTGAAAGCGTCTACTGCTTTGCAAAGCCTAAGGCTAAGGTATAATTGATCTTTGTACCAATCCCCCTGCCCAAAGGATATAAATGAAAGATGTAATTATTGTTGGTGGTGGTCTTTCTGGCATGTTGACCGCGCGTGCACTGCATCAAGCGGGCATGAGTGTCATGTTGATTGAGCAACACGAGTTAGGGCGGGATTCTTCTTGGGCAGCCAATGGCATGCTAAATCCGGTATATCCTTGGCATTGTCCAGCTCCAGTGATGGATTTAGTGTTAAATGGTTTACAACACTATCCGGCTTTAAGTGCCGAACTCAATAGTGTGAGTGCTATTGATATGCAGTGGGAAGTATCGGGTACGCTTTATCTAGATGCCAATGAGTATAGTGCTGCACAAGCATGGGCGACACACTATCAGCAGACGTATCAATTATTAGATGGTATGGAGTGGTTACAAGCTTGTGAGCCTGCCTTAGCGCCTGCTTTTAACCAAGGCTTACACTTCCCTCAGTTTGCGCAATTACGTAATCCACGCCAACTAGCCGCCTTACGCGCTTGGTTACGTTCCTATCCGGTGTTAATTAGTGAACATACTTCCGTGGATAGTTTGATTATTGAGGAGGGAGCGATCCGTGGTGTGTGTATGGGCGGGCAAGAATGGCGGGCTAAGCGCGTTATTTTAACCACGGGGGCGTGGAGTAGTGGCTTTCCAGAGCTGCAATTAGGGATTCGTTCTACCACCACGCATAGTGTGATTTTCCGAGGTGAACCGGATGTGTTAAAGCATATGGTGATTTATCAGGGTAAATCATTAGTGCCGCGACGTGATGGGCGCATTGTGTTTAGTACCCCTTTGAATAATAGCGAGCAAGCCTTAGCTGATCCATTGGCTGCTATGAAGACCGAGGCGGTGGAGTTAGTACCTGCTTTAGAGCACATCCGTATGCAGCATCAATGGTGTGGTGTATTTCCAGAGACATTAGATGGTTTGCCCTATATTGGTGAGCATCCAGCGCTTGCTAATTTATGGGTGAATGTAGGGTTGGCTCAGTATGGTTTAGCCGCAACCGTAGCCTCGGCACGCTTATTAGTGGCACAAGTTTTGGGTCAGCAACCAGAGCTTGATCCAAAGCCGTTTAGCTTGGGGCGTTAAGAAACCCCTCCCAGCCTCCCCTTATCGAGGGAGGTGCAAGAAAAACTCGCCTCCCTTGATAAGGGGAGAGTCGGGGTGGGGTTACAGTATTTGTGTATATGCAATAATAGGATTCCACATGACAACCATCAAAACAGCATTTATTGGTTTAGGGGTGATGGGTGCTCCTATGGCGGGGTATTTACAGACTAAGGGCTACCCGACCACGGTTTATAATCGCTCGGCTGAAAAAGCGGAAAATTGGGTCAAGCACTACGGTGGCTCAATGGCTTTGACCCCTAAAGCAGCGGTACAAGAGGCGGATATGGTTTTCATGTGTGTAGGCAATGATAACGATGTGCGCAGTGTGGTGTATGGCGCTGAGGGCATTATTGCGGGTATGAAAGAGGGGGCTTTGTTGGTTGATCATACGACGACTTCGGCGACCTTGGCGCTGGAGTTGGCGGGGGCATGTGATGCGATTGGTGCGCGTTTTATTGATGCTCCGGTGTCTGGAGGGCAGGTTGGGGCGGAAAAAGGCGCTTTGACGATTATGTGTGGTGGTTTTGAGGCTGATTTCAATGAAGCCAAACCCGTGATGATGAGCTATGCCAAAGCGGTGAGTTTATTAGGCGAACACGGTCAAGGTCAGCGCTGCAAGATGGTTAATCAGATTTGCATTGCAGGCATTTTGCAGGGCTTGAGTGAAGCGATTTTATTAGCCGAAGAAAGTGGTTTGGATGTAGCGCAAGTGGTTGAAACTCTTAAGCACGGTGCGGCGG contains:
- the mnmE gene encoding tRNA uridine-5-carboxymethylaminomethyl(34) synthesis GTPase MnmE, which translates into the protein MWNHSDTIVAIATALGRGGVGIVRLSGPQVPTIAAAILGSLPKPRFASHRQFLAANQSVLDDGIALYFPAPNSFTGEDVLELQGHGGRVVLDMIVKRCLELGARLARPGEFSERAFLNDKLDLAQAEAIADLIDSSSEQAARSALRSLQGEFSQAVNRLLQELIELRVYVEAALDFPDEEIDFLADQAVTDRLERIKSQLSTIFQKARQGSLLREGMHLVIVGRPNAGKSSLLNALAGQETAIVTDIAGTTRDILRERINLEGMPLHIVDTAGLRESNDPVEQIGIERAWREVEKADLILLLVDDTQAEDSENAAIVARLPERLPRLTVHNKVDLSGKAAGKHEGQLYISAKQGLGIEELKAELKARMGFQGEQEDTFIARRRHLQALEDTQQAVERAEYQLRVFNAGELMAEELRIAQEALGQITGKFTPDDLLGVIFSSFCIGK
- a CDS encoding putative phage abortive infection protein, encoding MNDHSAPQKSKILEFLGEYWLIILMLTLIVVACGFAYYVVTIYQNALQTVAPTTTDRGDWGTTGDFFGGVLNPIFAFLGLIMLLATLFQSQRELSLTRKELELSRKAAEESEKALADQALTQKQQRFENTFFALLNQYSQLSKTLDTLEGNLNKHTIHISTLEDAKTAIQSFIRKQHFIKSYLMLLHQILRFIYLNHNIEKDSFTIDSIKNYNTLSIEEQGYANLFKSLISDHLGTLILLNCIETRESNLENYPKLKALVERYSIFEHLSLTKHLDKSFLHELIQKNCYAPKAFANNSEYLLIRDLE
- a CDS encoding PDDEXK nuclease domain-containing protein, producing the protein MTHDPTKQLALPLNLVDTLRELIQQARQQVLRHVDTIQVQTYWQIGKHIVEFEQNGQTRATYGKRLLPELAQVLTQEFGKGFDERNLRNMRAFFQSFPIWNAVRSELSWTHYRLLLRVDDPAIRQWYMNEAAGQNWSTRLLERQIGSLYYERLLSNQNKNQLLDQTQQAIKKSTPRNFVRDPVVLEFLGLPDTGKLLEANLEQALMNKLQQFLLELGKGFAFVARQQRISTETQDFYIDLVFYNYLLKCFVLIDLKTGHLTHQDIGQMDMYVRMYDDLRRGEDDNPTVGILLCGSKDQSVVRYSVLHESEQLFASKYRLVLPSEEELRLELEQDQQEWESYQNN
- a CDS encoding ABC-F family ATPase → MLVAANVTMQFGAKPLFDNVSVKFGDGNRYGLIGANGAGKSTFMKILCGLQEPSYGNVSKDPNERMAYLRQDQFAFEEVRVLDVVMMGHEEMWKVMSAKDAIYANPDATEDDYMQAAELEGEFAELDGYTAESRAGELLLAVGIPTEQHQGLMREVAPGWKLRVLLCQALFANPDILLLDEPTNNLDINTIRWLEETLNNRESTMIIISHDRHFLNQVCTHTADLDFGKIQVYAGNYDDFMEASTLARERQANANAKAKERITELQDFIRRFSANKSKAKQATSRRKLIDKLKPEDVKPSSRQYPWIRFEYDEKERLHRFAVEVENLTFGYEGMDKPLINNFSFTIEAGEKVAIIGENGVGKTTLVKLLEGQLQPQKGTIKWAEKVRICSYEQDHEDEFKSDRSLTDWIAEYVRKEGYEGEDAETQIRGTLGRLLFGGDTVKKSVRVLSGGEKGRMIFGRMMLSRTNVMMMDEPTNHLDMESIESLNGALAKYDGTLVFVSHDREFVSSLATRIFDVKGDGRVIDYRGTYDEYLASQGLE
- a CDS encoding MBL fold metallo-hydrolase translates to MQYITIPVTAFEQNCSIVWNEATQHCALVDPGGDVPKLIRAITERNLIPQAVWLTHGHMDHVGGARAIADHYHIPIMGPQEDDAFWLDALPIQAQRFGLPHAEALKPDQWLKHGDTLKLDHYSFEVRHTPGHTPGHVVLYSSDLQTVFVGDVLFAGSIGRTDFPRGNHQQLLDSIRSQLFVLNDEIEVVPGHGPNTTIGHERAYNPYF
- a CDS encoding CAP domain-containing protein, coding for MRYQLWSLVLLLIVGLAGCSSSPVINPNAPTPRSDAAQDWAALMTNSHNTVRARLGLPALQWSNTLASYSQEWANHLATTAGCKMIHRVEANNNPAGYGENLFWSSPVMWDDGTNEVAKVSAARVARDWAAEDKYYDYASDTCAVGKQCGHYTQMVWRDTRQLGCGMAYCPNGGQIWVCSYDPPGNWVGQRPY
- a CDS encoding GNAT family N-acetyltransferase — encoded protein: MRIEILSSLSQVKASAWNALVLDNNPFLRHEFLVAQEHNGCVGEQFGWLPHHIAVYENEILVAAQPLYLKNNSYGEFVFDQMWAQAYHHYKLRYFPKLVTSIPYTPATGQRLLVQKGRETELYPLLLSTTLQLAEELKASTFHCLFPPQDQQAWMSTQGLLTRHDCQFHWMNLGYQNFEEFLNNLQPKKRKNIRQERRKVQEAGIQLRCLNGHTASAQDWEHFALFYNRTFEEKWGVPTLNEGFFKQVAETLPDQVVLVLADKGEDCIAGSLMFSSDTRLYGRHWGCTEYIDSLHFEACYYQGIEHCIKHGLKVFEPGAQGEHKVPRGFIPTRTQSSHWVAHDGMRQAIARHTLQEQRAVAEYMSEVWEHVPYKPEIVNEYFAQYLPTQTHTPTLKL
- a CDS encoding rhodanese-like domain-containing protein, whose amino-acid sequence is MKSTLLLTLLLTVSMAGCGGSNTNTSSASTPTTTATASAVTMAAPTTIGKIEDISNAQLQTLLDQGVTLVDIRLPEEWKQTGVVKGSQLLTLFDAKGGINPEFPNKINQIAPTNKPIAIICRTGNRTQVGAQMLSQAGYSQVYNVQRGITGWIKEGLPVVPQ
- a CDS encoding FAD-binding oxidoreductase encodes the protein MKDVIIVGGGLSGMLTARALHQAGMSVMLIEQHELGRDSSWAANGMLNPVYPWHCPAPVMDLVLNGLQHYPALSAELNSVSAIDMQWEVSGTLYLDANEYSAAQAWATHYQQTYQLLDGMEWLQACEPALAPAFNQGLHFPQFAQLRNPRQLAALRAWLRSYPVLISEHTSVDSLIIEEGAIRGVCMGGQEWRAKRVILTTGAWSSGFPELQLGIRSTTTHSVIFRGEPDVLKHMVIYQGKSLVPRRDGRIVFSTPLNNSEQALADPLAAMKTEAVELVPALEHIRMQHQWCGVFPETLDGLPYIGEHPALANLWVNVGLAQYGLAATVASARLLVAQVLGQQPELDPKPFSLGR
- a CDS encoding NAD(P)-dependent oxidoreductase, with product MTTIKTAFIGLGVMGAPMAGYLQTKGYPTTVYNRSAEKAENWVKHYGGSMALTPKAAVQEADMVFMCVGNDNDVRSVVYGAEGIIAGMKEGALLVDHTTTSATLALELAGACDAIGARFIDAPVSGGQVGAEKGALTIMCGGFEADFNEAKPVMMSYAKAVSLLGEHGQGQRCKMVNQICIAGILQGLSEAILLAEESGLDVAQVVETLKHGAAGSWQMENRAKTMAKGEFNFGFALDWMRKDLAICLNEASRHGLTLPLTQATDERYAKLQEKGMGRMDTSSLIEALRLEQKI